One region of Phoenix dactylifera cultivar Barhee BC4 unplaced genomic scaffold, palm_55x_up_171113_PBpolish2nd_filt_p 001229F, whole genome shotgun sequence genomic DNA includes:
- the LOC103698828 gene encoding uncharacterized protein LOC103698828 codes for MGDGQSVDVMDPQVDSLPMRLWPTLVSMDTADGLQISNLLGSEGAEWDVGRIGQLFEEHLAEQVRSLLVLRYAGLDVRICSTSCRANVRVGDIYRVLQCKHEPRLDCVWIWRFGFHPKMALFLWKVALECLPTILVLSRRGPSIHPLCSDSQVEETVDHILFQCERARGVWRLAELPPESWGQLGPFLQVVRRWADAPQTQLVAIGATFTVYHIWLARNVKSLV; via the coding sequence ATGGGCGATGGTCAAAGTGTGGACGTGATGGACCCCCAGGTGGATTCTCTCCCCATGAGACTTTGGCCGACCTTGGTTAGTATGGATACTGCAGACGGGCTTCAGATCAGCAATCTTCTGGGGTCAGAGGGGGCGGAGTGGGATGTAGGCAGGATTGGCCAGCTATTCGAGGAACACCTTGCTGAGCAGGTCCGATCGCTTTTGGTTCTGAGGTATGCTGGCTTGGATGTGAGGATTTGTAGCACGTCCTGCAGAGCTAATGTTAGAGTGGGTGACATTTATCGTGTCCTTCAATGCAAGCATGAGCCTAGGTTGGATTGCGTTTGGATCTGGAGATTCGGTTTTCACCCGAAGATGGCACTATTTTTATGGAAGGTGGCATTAGAGTGTCTGCCGACGATATTGGTGCTAAGCAGAAGAGGTCCGAGCATTCATCCACTATGCTCGGACTCTCAGGTGGAGGAGACGGTGGACCACATCTTGTTCCAGTGTGAGCGGGCTAGGGGAGTCTGGAGGCTTGCAGAGCTCCCGCCAGAGTCCTGGGGCCAGCTGGGCCCCTTTCTACAAGTTGTTCGTCGATGGGCCGATGCCCCCCAGACGCAGCTAGTAGCTATCGGGGCAACCTTTACAGTGTACCATATCTGGTTGGCAAGGAATGTCAAATCTTTGGTGTGA